From one Amycolatopsis sp. FDAARGOS 1241 genomic stretch:
- a CDS encoding exodeoxyribonuclease VII small subunit: protein MSEAGSETAGLGYEQARDRLVEVVKELEAGGLSLEQSLELWEKGEELAKVCERHLEGARERIEAALASVENDDAQ, encoded by the coding sequence GTGAGCGAAGCAGGCAGCGAAACCGCCGGACTCGGTTACGAGCAGGCGCGCGACCGGCTGGTCGAGGTGGTCAAGGAGCTCGAGGCGGGCGGCTTGTCCCTCGAGCAGTCGCTCGAGCTGTGGGAGAAGGGCGAGGAGCTCGCGAAGGTCTGCGAGCGCCACCTCGAGGGCGCACGCGAACGGATCGAGGCCGCCCTGGCGTCTGTGGAGAACGACGACGCACAGTGA
- the xseA gene encoding exodeoxyribonuclease VII large subunit — MSSEPGTPSTTAEHPWPVRTVARKIGDWIHRLGAVWVEGQVTQINARPGTQTAFLTLRDPSADVSMSVTAPMWLVRELGTPLREGDRVIVHAKPSFFFGRGTLSLRADEIRAVGIGELLARIERLRKLLAAEGLFSPERKRPIPFLPRGIGLITGRASAAERDVLVNAQARWPHVLFKVVNTAVQGPQAVPQILRALSTLDKDPDVDVIVIARGGGSVEDLLPFSDEALCRAVAGAGTPVVSAIGHEPDTPLLDHVADLRCSTPTDASKRIVPDVREETARVRQMRDRGRRALHGWVDRETRLLTQLRSRPSLADPLGPIQRRSDDVDVHRERGRRAMLGLLARDQAEIASARGRLTALGPAATMARGYAVVQFTDDTGNLQVLRSVSQIEDGARLRVRVADGAVHAVTEKRETEGDGP; from the coding sequence GTGAGCAGCGAACCCGGCACCCCCAGCACCACCGCCGAACACCCCTGGCCCGTCCGCACCGTCGCGCGCAAGATCGGCGACTGGATCCACCGGCTCGGCGCCGTGTGGGTCGAGGGCCAGGTCACGCAGATCAACGCGCGCCCCGGCACGCAGACGGCGTTCCTGACGCTGCGCGACCCGTCGGCCGACGTGTCGATGTCCGTGACGGCCCCGATGTGGCTGGTGCGCGAGCTCGGCACGCCGCTGCGCGAAGGCGACCGCGTGATCGTGCACGCGAAGCCGTCGTTCTTCTTCGGCCGCGGCACGCTCAGCCTGCGCGCCGACGAGATCCGCGCCGTCGGCATCGGCGAGCTGCTCGCGCGCATCGAACGGCTGCGCAAGCTGCTGGCCGCCGAAGGCCTGTTCTCACCCGAACGCAAACGCCCGATTCCGTTTCTCCCCAGGGGAATCGGGCTCATCACGGGCCGCGCGTCGGCGGCGGAACGCGACGTGCTCGTCAACGCCCAGGCCCGCTGGCCGCACGTGCTGTTCAAGGTCGTCAACACGGCCGTGCAGGGCCCGCAGGCCGTGCCGCAGATCCTCCGTGCACTGTCCACACTGGACAAGGATCCGGACGTCGACGTGATCGTGATCGCCCGCGGCGGCGGCAGCGTCGAGGACCTGCTGCCGTTCTCCGACGAGGCGCTGTGCCGGGCCGTCGCGGGCGCGGGCACCCCCGTCGTCAGCGCGATCGGGCACGAACCGGACACACCGCTGCTCGACCACGTCGCCGACCTGCGCTGCTCCACGCCGACGGACGCGAGCAAGCGCATCGTGCCCGACGTGCGCGAGGAGACCGCCCGAGTGCGCCAGATGCGCGACCGCGGGCGCCGCGCGCTGCACGGCTGGGTCGACCGCGAGACGCGGCTGCTCACCCAGCTGCGCAGCCGCCCGTCGCTGGCCGACCCGCTCGGCCCGATCCAGCGCCGCTCCGACGACGTCGACGTGCACCGCGAACGTGGCCGCCGCGCCATGCTCGGCCTGCTCGCGAGGGACCAGGCCGAGATCGCGAGCGCGCGGGGCCGGCTGACCGCGCTCGGCCCGGCCGCGACGATGGCCCGCGGCTACGCCGTCGTGCAGTTCACGGACGACACAGGCAACCTCCAGGTGCTTCGCTCCGTCTCCCAGATCGAGGACGGCGCGCGCCTGCGCGTACGGGTCGCCGACGGAGCGGTCCACGCCGTCACCGAGAAGCGAGAGACGGAAGGAGACGGGCCGTGA
- a CDS encoding lipid droplet-associated protein — MKPLPLPLRVAAGLAVTTAERVRELPKQITGLPVTVVSQVLQLSMRVQQQVTELAIKGDGALSALRPVEDTPSWATFDEDIEPDLPPTRPTLVPVDDLPEPQANGHRPNLPPLTDTPDTEVAGDTEDPWSQEERALAQDHAEGENDSTGGGPASLANYDELTLPQLRARLRRLTVPQLEELLEYEKANADRASFVGMLARRIGNARKAEEAGQQGDDAEGQ; from the coding sequence ATGAAGCCACTCCCGCTCCCCCTCCGGGTCGCCGCGGGCCTCGCCGTCACCACCGCCGAGCGTGTTCGTGAGCTCCCGAAGCAGATCACGGGCCTGCCCGTGACCGTCGTCAGCCAGGTCCTCCAGCTCTCGATGCGAGTGCAGCAGCAGGTCACCGAACTGGCCATCAAGGGCGACGGCGCCCTCTCGGCCCTGCGCCCGGTCGAGGACACACCGAGCTGGGCGACGTTCGACGAAGACATCGAGCCCGACCTGCCGCCCACGCGCCCGACGCTGGTGCCGGTGGACGACCTGCCCGAACCCCAGGCCAACGGCCACCGGCCGAACCTGCCGCCGCTCACGGACACCCCGGACACCGAAGTGGCCGGGGACACCGAGGACCCCTGGTCCCAGGAGGAGCGCGCGCTCGCCCAGGACCACGCCGAAGGCGAGAACGACAGCACCGGCGGCGGCCCCGCAAGCCTGGCCAACTACGACGAGCTCACCCTGCCGCAGCTGCGCGCCCGCCTGCGCCGGCTGACCGTGCCGCAGCTCGAGGAGCTGCTGGAGTACGAGAAGGCCAACGCCGACCGCGCGTCGTTCGTCGGCATGCTCGCGCGCCGGATCGGCAACGCGCGCAAGGCGGAAGAGGCCGGGCAGCAGGGCGACGACGCGGAAGGCCAGTGA
- a CDS encoding 4-hydroxy-3-methylbut-2-enyl diphosphate reductase, with protein MTSASPGTDPAGTPTITRSGAAKRVLLAKPRGYCAGVDRAVVAVEKALELYGAPVYVRKEIVHNRHVVETLRERGAIFVDETSEVPEGALVVFSAHGVSPAVHAEAADRSLRTIDATCPLVTKVHREVNRFAKDDYDILLIGHEGHEEVEGTSGEAPDKVQLVDKAEDVGKVEVRDPSKVIWLSQTTLSVDETMERVDQLRERFPDLADPPSDDICYATTNRQVAVKAMAPECDLVLVVGSKNSSNSKRLVEVALKAGARDSHLVDFASEVDEAWLSGVSTVGVTSGASVPDVLVMDLLSWLADRGYGQVDEVTTANEKIAFALPKELRKATKSGS; from the coding sequence ATGACTTCTGCGAGTCCCGGAACCGACCCCGCCGGTACCCCGACGATCACCCGGTCCGGCGCAGCCAAACGCGTGCTGCTCGCGAAACCGCGCGGCTACTGCGCCGGTGTCGACCGGGCGGTGGTCGCCGTCGAGAAGGCGCTGGAGCTGTACGGCGCGCCGGTGTACGTGCGCAAGGAGATCGTGCACAACCGGCACGTCGTCGAAACCCTGCGCGAACGCGGCGCGATCTTCGTCGACGAGACGTCCGAGGTGCCGGAGGGCGCGCTGGTCGTGTTCTCTGCCCACGGCGTGTCCCCCGCGGTGCACGCGGAGGCGGCGGACCGCAGCCTGCGCACGATCGACGCCACGTGCCCGCTCGTGACGAAGGTGCACAGAGAGGTCAACCGCTTCGCGAAGGACGATTACGACATCCTGCTCATCGGCCACGAAGGCCACGAGGAGGTCGAGGGCACATCCGGCGAGGCGCCGGACAAGGTTCAGCTCGTTGACAAGGCCGAGGACGTCGGCAAGGTCGAGGTGCGCGACCCGTCGAAGGTGATCTGGCTCTCCCAGACCACCCTGTCCGTCGACGAGACGATGGAACGCGTCGACCAACTCCGTGAACGCTTCCCCGACCTGGCCGACCCGCCCAGCGACGACATCTGCTACGCCACCACCAACCGCCAGGTGGCCGTGAAGGCCATGGCCCCGGAGTGCGACCTCGTGCTGGTCGTCGGCTCGAAGAACTCGTCGAACTCCAAGCGCCTCGTGGAGGTCGCCCTGAAGGCCGGCGCCCGCGACTCGCACCTGGTCGACTTCGCGTCGGAGGTCGACGAGGCGTGGCTGTCGGGCGTGTCGACGGTCGGGGTGACCTCAGGTGCTTCCGTGCCGGACGTGCTGGTGATGGACCTGCTGTCCTGGCTCGCCGACCGTGGTTACGGCCAGGTGGACGAGGTGACGACGGCGAACGAGAAGATCGCGTTCGCGTTGCCGAAGGAGCTTCGGAAGGCCACGAAGTCGGGATCCTGA
- a CDS encoding DUF6542 domain-containing protein: MTAIRDRQSDPDAEDATVPWDERLVVGERRGLPWWAAVLVGFGLAVLGAIIDEKTKGSLDFVFKAGYFLGAVIAVGAVQRRALFGPMVQPPLVLAVTVPGVILVTGGSGSGSDTLSKLLNIGTPLINGFPTMAVTTGVTLLFGFFRIFRERDPNAAVKLKDGKRPRDDGDEPPARARTRPPGSGRPGQAPPPAGGRRPPRDRDLDAPPPRRPRPPADPGGRPRRDPADRDPRATRKPPPDGRRPRPPADGDPRRRGEPRGDAPPPRRRPRGDEPPPGRPRPPRREPPRRPRPWDDEG, translated from the coding sequence GTGACCGCGATACGCGATCGCCAGAGCGATCCTGATGCCGAAGACGCCACCGTGCCCTGGGACGAGCGTCTCGTCGTCGGCGAGAGGCGGGGGCTGCCCTGGTGGGCGGCCGTCCTCGTGGGCTTCGGCCTGGCCGTGCTCGGCGCCATCATCGACGAGAAGACCAAGGGCAGCCTCGATTTCGTCTTCAAGGCGGGCTACTTCCTCGGGGCCGTGATCGCGGTCGGCGCGGTTCAGAGACGCGCACTGTTCGGGCCGATGGTCCAGCCGCCGCTGGTGCTGGCCGTCACGGTGCCCGGTGTGATCCTCGTGACCGGCGGCTCCGGCTCCGGCAGCGACACCCTGTCGAAGCTGCTGAACATCGGCACGCCGCTGATCAACGGCTTTCCGACGATGGCGGTCACCACCGGCGTCACGCTCCTGTTCGGCTTCTTCCGCATTTTCCGCGAACGCGACCCCAACGCCGCCGTGAAGCTCAAGGACGGCAAACGCCCCCGTGACGACGGCGACGAACCCCCCGCGCGAGCGCGCACCCGGCCGCCGGGGTCGGGCCGGCCGGGCCAGGCGCCGCCGCCTGCCGGTGGCCGCCGCCCGCCGCGCGACCGGGACCTCGACGCCCCGCCGCCGCGGCGCCCGCGTCCGCCCGCGGACCCCGGCGGCCGCCCCCGCCGCGACCCGGCCGACCGCGACCCGCGCGCCACCCGCAAGCCGCCGCCCGACGGCCGCCGCCCACGCCCCCCGGCGGACGGCGACCCCCGTCGCCGCGGCGAACCCCGCGGCGACGCGCCCCCACCCCGCCGCCGCCCCCGCGGCGACGAACCGCCGCCCGGCCGCCCGCGCCCACCGCGCCGCGAGCCACCCCGCCGCCCCCGCCCCTGGGACGACGAAGGCTGA
- the rmuC gene encoding DNA recombination protein RmuC, protein METVITTAAVVLALLLCVAVALLWRLYNDGMRRADAAARLVAAERAKNDQQQLALRRYEVAFASISGRGELGEQVLVETARALGLREELHFTLQTDLAGGGSVKPDMVLRVGGGRTVPVDAKASMAIWAESVETDDPEERLDALRAHVRQLRSRAAELAGKGYQRWADAIYGTIMFVPSDAAVVAALDTDPELLRWLIDRRVFLCGPTGFGILASAALFAASDRALVEDVEQVRAGAAAAHRAAGNAVEALNLSSTHLQRFVSARRRELEALENFRATVAPLTDASGSPAAVPEVRRGDEVAAG, encoded by the coding sequence GTGGAGACGGTGATCACCACGGCGGCTGTCGTCCTCGCGCTGCTCCTGTGCGTGGCGGTGGCGTTGCTGTGGCGGCTCTACAACGACGGCATGCGCCGCGCCGACGCGGCGGCGCGGCTCGTGGCGGCCGAGCGAGCGAAGAACGACCAGCAGCAGCTGGCGCTGCGGCGGTACGAGGTCGCGTTCGCGTCGATCAGCGGGCGCGGTGAGCTCGGTGAACAGGTGCTCGTGGAGACGGCCCGCGCGCTGGGCTTACGCGAGGAGCTGCACTTCACGCTGCAGACCGACCTGGCCGGCGGTGGCAGCGTGAAGCCCGACATGGTGCTGCGCGTCGGCGGCGGCCGTACCGTGCCCGTCGATGCGAAGGCTTCGATGGCGATCTGGGCCGAATCCGTGGAGACCGACGACCCGGAGGAACGGCTCGACGCGCTGCGCGCCCACGTCCGCCAGCTCCGCTCCCGCGCGGCCGAGCTGGCCGGCAAGGGTTACCAGCGCTGGGCGGACGCCATTTACGGGACCATCATGTTCGTCCCGTCCGACGCTGCGGTCGTCGCGGCCCTCGACACGGACCCCGAGCTGCTGCGCTGGCTCATCGACCGCCGCGTTTTCCTCTGCGGTCCCACCGGCTTCGGCATCCTCGCCTCGGCTGCTCTGTTCGCCGCAAGCGACCGTGCCTTGGTGGAGGACGTGGAACAGGTCCGCGCGGGCGCCGCCGCAGCCCACCGCGCGGCCGGGAACGCCGTGGAGGCGCTGAACCTGTCGAGCACACACCTGCAGCGCTTCGTCTCCGCGCGGCGGCGAGAGCTGGAAGCCCTGGAGAACTTCCGCGCGACGGTCGCGCCGCTGACGGACGCCTCGGGCAGCCCGGCGGCCGTGCCGGAAGTTCGGAGGGGGGACGAAGTGGCAGCCGGCTGA
- a CDS encoding exonuclease SbcCD subunit D, producing MRILHTSDWHVGRTFHGADLLAEQEAVLTHLAGLVTTESVDVVVVAGDVYDRAVPSAEAVRVATKAMSRIREAGAQLVITPGNHDSAARLGAFADFAAAGGLHLRATVAGIAEPVLLHDDHGAVAFYGIPYLEPEPSRHALGVPEARGHTGVLTEAMRRVREDLAARTDTRSVVLAHAFVTGGSASDSERTIAVGGVEQVPGDVFDGVDYIALGHLHGPQTLAEHLRYSGSPLAYSFSEAHQRKSVWLVDLDAHGLAEVRRHELPVPRPLATVRGELQDLLTAPEHDEWRDHFLSVTVTDRVRPVDAMRRLRERFPYAVHLDWEPEGGLAGAELRYAEAVRGRTDIEIARSFLDDCRGAPPSESEERLVFLALEAANRAAVAKL from the coding sequence GTGAGAATCCTCCACACCTCCGACTGGCACGTCGGGCGCACGTTCCACGGCGCCGACCTGCTCGCCGAGCAGGAGGCCGTCCTCACCCACCTCGCCGGTCTCGTCACGACCGAGTCCGTCGACGTCGTGGTGGTGGCGGGCGACGTCTACGACCGCGCGGTCCCCTCGGCCGAAGCGGTCCGCGTCGCGACCAAGGCCATGAGCCGCATCCGCGAGGCCGGCGCGCAGCTCGTGATCACGCCGGGCAACCACGACTCCGCGGCGAGGCTGGGCGCGTTCGCGGATTTCGCGGCCGCGGGTGGTCTGCACCTGCGTGCCACCGTCGCGGGCATCGCCGAACCGGTGCTGCTGCACGACGACCACGGCGCGGTCGCGTTCTACGGCATCCCGTACCTCGAACCCGAGCCGTCCCGCCACGCGCTGGGCGTGCCCGAAGCGCGTGGGCACACCGGCGTCCTCACCGAAGCGATGCGCCGCGTCCGCGAAGATCTCGCCGCGCGAACGGACACGCGGTCCGTGGTGCTGGCCCACGCGTTCGTCACCGGGGGTTCGGCCAGCGACTCCGAACGCACCATCGCGGTGGGGGGCGTCGAACAGGTCCCGGGCGACGTCTTCGACGGAGTGGACTACATCGCGCTCGGCCACCTGCACGGCCCGCAGACCCTCGCCGAGCACCTGCGCTACTCGGGCAGTCCGCTCGCCTACTCGTTTTCCGAGGCGCACCAACGGAAATCGGTCTGGCTGGTCGACCTCGACGCGCACGGGCTCGCCGAGGTCCGCCGCCACGAGCTGCCCGTGCCGCGGCCGCTCGCGACGGTGCGCGGAGAGCTGCAAGACCTCCTGACCGCGCCGGAGCACGACGAGTGGCGCGACCACTTCCTGTCCGTCACGGTCACCGACCGCGTGCGGCCGGTCGACGCGATGCGCCGCCTGCGCGAACGCTTCCCGTACGCCGTGCACCTCGACTGGGAACCCGAAGGCGGCCTCGCCGGCGCGGAGCTGAGGTACGCCGAAGCCGTGCGCGGCCGCACCGACATCGAGATCGCCCGCAGCTTCCTCGACGACTGCCGCGGCGCGCCACCCAGCGAAAGTGAGGAACGGCTGGTGTTCCTCGCGCTCGAAGCGGCCAACCGGGCGGCGGTGGCGAAACTGTGA
- a CDS encoding AAA family ATPase, with translation MRLHLLEVEAFGPYAGREVVDFDALGADGLFLLHGDTGAGKTTLLDAIAFALFGVVPGARGDVKRLRCDVAQPDQLTEVVLELTVQGQRLRIVRSPEYQRPKKRGDGFTTQQAKVSLTWVGEPPAGLPPDGIIRIDEVARTVERLLGMTAPQFFQVVLLPQGEFAKFLRSDTTEREKLLERLFGTERFSDVERWFADLRAERGRTLEKRQQELRELVARYAQEAQQEPPEEEQAAWVEAVLAEVAARAETAETEAAQARSAAKAAESALREAEEDADRIRRVRTAHTRLAQIAETAGERAEWTEEIAAARRASAVVPEVELLERRTGELGDAQVAEADHTRALGELGFDSVGFAAADLRERAGALREEAGALAELVAEAEQQRADTARRDERKTAAKIAAERVTELETRLAELPERLTRLRGEAASAAEAEAKLDGAKARAEELTNLARAAADLPEAEAKVGRGEAKLREVVDTHQAARQRRLDLRERRLEGMAAELAAGLADGAPCPVCGSAEHPSPAKHGTQLVDPAEERAAEEAEQQASALRQRVVSALEEAKARLEALRERLGERTAESVRAELADARASVATLSEQAARKSPLVRQVTALERESEQLAEQRRRADQAVTEARSEVRALEDRLAERAKRLLEGRGDFPDVTTRRRHLLTLAGALDAVAEARTAVTGAEARLEEQRGLVEISLHAKGFAALEEMRGAVRSDEQVAKLEQGLAEAEATAAGARELLAQPELFGISPDDVVEVAPKAEAAKAARERADTAFAALKSVAAQHAELTKLAGRMRTALAEFAPVEAEYAELRALSEVVNGRGQNSRKMSLRSYVLAARLEEVALAATARLRTMSQGRYSFVHSDAAGARGTRGGLGLDVLDDYSGAVRPAKTLSGGESFLASLSLALGLADVVASETGGALLDTLFVDEGFGTLDAETLDVVMNILDELRAGGRVVGLVSHVEELRQRIPTRLRVRKSRSGSRIELRTA, from the coding sequence GTGAGGCTGCACCTGCTGGAGGTCGAGGCGTTCGGTCCGTACGCGGGCCGCGAAGTGGTCGATTTCGACGCCCTCGGTGCCGACGGCCTCTTCCTCCTGCACGGCGACACCGGCGCGGGCAAGACCACGCTGCTCGACGCGATCGCGTTCGCGCTGTTCGGCGTGGTCCCCGGCGCGCGCGGCGACGTCAAGCGGCTGCGCTGCGACGTCGCACAGCCCGACCAGCTCACCGAGGTCGTGCTGGAGCTGACCGTGCAGGGCCAGCGGCTGCGGATCGTGCGCAGCCCCGAGTACCAGCGCCCCAAGAAACGGGGCGACGGCTTCACCACGCAGCAGGCCAAGGTGTCGCTGACCTGGGTCGGCGAACCCCCGGCCGGCCTGCCACCCGACGGGATCATCCGGATCGACGAGGTCGCACGCACCGTCGAACGGCTCCTGGGCATGACCGCTCCGCAGTTCTTCCAGGTCGTGCTGCTGCCGCAGGGGGAGTTCGCGAAGTTCCTGCGCTCCGACACCACTGAGCGCGAGAAACTGCTGGAACGGCTCTTCGGCACCGAGCGGTTCTCCGACGTCGAACGCTGGTTCGCCGACCTGCGCGCCGAACGGGGGCGGACGCTGGAAAAGCGGCAGCAGGAGCTGCGGGAGCTCGTTGCGCGCTACGCCCAGGAGGCGCAGCAGGAGCCGCCGGAAGAAGAGCAGGCGGCGTGGGTCGAGGCCGTGCTCGCCGAGGTCGCGGCCCGCGCCGAAACGGCGGAAACCGAAGCGGCACAAGCACGTTCGGCGGCGAAGGCGGCGGAAAGCGCGCTGCGCGAAGCGGAAGAGGACGCCGACCGCATCCGGCGCGTCCGCACCGCCCACACGCGGCTCGCACAGATCGCCGAAACCGCCGGCGAACGCGCCGAGTGGACCGAAGAGATCGCGGCCGCGCGGCGGGCGTCGGCCGTGGTGCCCGAGGTCGAGCTGCTGGAACGGCGGACGGGGGAACTCGGCGACGCGCAGGTCGCAGAGGCCGACCACACGCGGGCGCTCGGGGAACTGGGTTTCGACTCCGTGGGCTTTGCCGCCGCGGACCTGCGGGAACGCGCCGGGGCCCTGCGGGAAGAAGCGGGCGCGCTGGCCGAACTCGTCGCGGAGGCCGAACAGCAGCGCGCGGACACGGCCAGGCGCGACGAGCGGAAGACCGCTGCGAAAATCGCGGCCGAACGCGTCACCGAACTCGAAACGCGGCTGGCCGAGCTGCCCGAACGGCTCACGCGGTTGCGCGGCGAAGCGGCGTCGGCCGCCGAGGCCGAGGCGAAGCTGGACGGCGCGAAGGCCCGTGCCGAGGAACTGACCAACCTCGCGCGAGCGGCGGCGGACCTGCCCGAGGCGGAAGCGAAGGTCGGGCGCGGCGAGGCGAAGCTCCGCGAAGTCGTCGACACGCACCAAGCCGCCCGGCAGCGCCGGCTCGACCTGCGCGAACGCCGGCTGGAGGGCATGGCGGCCGAACTGGCCGCGGGTCTGGCCGACGGCGCGCCGTGCCCGGTGTGCGGGTCGGCCGAGCACCCGTCGCCCGCGAAACATGGGACGCAACTCGTGGACCCCGCCGAGGAACGGGCCGCCGAGGAAGCCGAACAGCAGGCGAGTGCGTTGCGGCAGCGGGTGGTTTCGGCGCTGGAAGAGGCGAAGGCCCGGCTGGAGGCGTTGCGGGAACGGCTCGGTGAGCGGACCGCGGAGTCCGTGCGGGCCGAGCTGGCAGACGCGCGGGCGAGCGTCGCGACGCTGTCCGAACAGGCCGCGCGCAAGAGCCCGCTGGTCCGGCAGGTCACCGCGCTGGAACGGGAAAGCGAGCAGCTGGCCGAGCAACGGCGGCGTGCCGACCAGGCCGTCACGGAGGCGCGCTCGGAGGTCCGTGCGCTCGAAGACCGGCTGGCCGAACGCGCGAAGCGGCTGCTCGAAGGCCGCGGCGACTTCCCCGACGTCACCACGCGTCGCCGGCACCTGCTCACACTGGCCGGCGCGCTCGACGCCGTGGCCGAGGCGCGCACGGCCGTCACCGGGGCGGAAGCGCGGCTCGAGGAGCAGCGCGGACTCGTCGAGATCTCGTTGCACGCCAAGGGGTTCGCCGCGCTCGAGGAGATGCGCGGCGCGGTCCGCTCCGACGAGCAGGTGGCCAAACTCGAACAGGGCCTAGCCGAGGCCGAAGCGACGGCAGCCGGCGCGCGCGAGCTGCTGGCTCAGCCCGAGCTGTTCGGCATCTCGCCCGACGACGTCGTCGAGGTCGCGCCGAAGGCCGAAGCCGCGAAGGCCGCCCGAGAACGGGCCGACACGGCGTTCGCGGCGCTGAAGTCCGTCGCCGCGCAGCACGCCGAGCTCACGAAGCTGGCCGGGCGGATGCGCACGGCGCTGGCGGAGTTCGCGCCCGTCGAAGCGGAGTACGCCGAGCTGCGCGCACTGTCCGAAGTGGTCAACGGCCGCGGTCAGAACTCGCGCAAGATGTCGTTGCGCTCGTACGTGCTGGCCGCGCGGCTGGAGGAGGTCGCGCTCGCCGCCACCGCCCGGCTGCGGACGATGAGCCAGGGCCGTTACTCGTTCGTCCACTCGGACGCGGCCGGCGCGCGCGGCACCCGCGGTGGCCTCGGCCTCGACGTGCTCGACGACTACTCCGGCGCCGTCCGGCCCGCGAAAACCCTGTCGGGCGGGGAATCCTTCCTCGCGTCGCTCTCGCTCGCGCTGGGGCTGGCCGATGTCGTCGCATCCGAAACCGGCGGGGCGCTGCTCGACACGCTCTTCGTCGACGAGGGCTTCGGCACGCTCGACGCCGAAACCCTCGACGTCGTGATGAACATCCTCGACGAACTGCGCGCCGGCGGCCGCGTCGTCGGCCTCGTGTCGCACGTCGAGGAGCTCCGCCAGCGCATCCCGACGCGGCTGCGCGTCCGGAAGTCCCGCTCGGGCTCACGGATCGAGCTGCGGACGGCTTAG
- a CDS encoding DNA-3-methyladenine glycosylase 2 family protein, with the protein MAIATLPIWRDTERCYRAVTARDQRFDGQFIMAVRTTGIYCRPSCPAITPKAQNVQFFPTSAAAQAGGYRACRRCLPDAVPGSPDWNVRADLAARAMRLIADGLVEREGVPGLARRLGYSERQLGRVLTAELGAGPLALARAHRAHSARLLIELSALPLTDVAFAAGFSSIRQFNETIREVFATTPSQLRAASLRRGRRTESGSTRLSLRLPFRAPFDAQGVLRYHASCALPGVEAVEEDAGGLTGYGRTLRLPHGPGLVRLSPQPDHVRCELALTDLRDLGSAVARVRRLLDLDADPEAVERVLSADPTLAPLVAGTPGLRVPGAVDGPELVLCTLLGEAAAEVAALGETVPPAEPPMDALTTLFPTAEAVAAADVKPLVRTAAAAIVDGSLDLHVGRDPGELRAELLACGVDAGTADYVLMRVLGAPDVLLTGDPAVRRAAAALGLDLADAARWQPWSSYACRHLQSFAA; encoded by the coding sequence ATGGCCATCGCGACGCTCCCGATCTGGCGGGACACCGAGCGCTGCTACCGCGCTGTCACCGCTCGCGACCAGCGGTTCGACGGCCAGTTCATCATGGCCGTGCGCACCACCGGCATCTACTGCCGTCCGTCGTGCCCGGCGATCACGCCGAAGGCGCAAAACGTGCAGTTCTTCCCGACGTCGGCGGCCGCGCAGGCCGGCGGCTACCGCGCGTGCCGCCGGTGCCTGCCCGACGCCGTGCCGGGTTCGCCCGACTGGAACGTCCGCGCCGACCTGGCCGCCCGCGCGATGCGCCTGATCGCCGACGGCCTCGTCGAACGCGAAGGCGTGCCCGGCCTGGCCCGGCGGCTCGGCTACTCGGAACGCCAGCTCGGCCGCGTCCTCACCGCCGAACTCGGCGCCGGCCCGCTCGCCCTGGCCCGCGCCCACCGCGCGCACTCCGCGCGGCTGCTGATCGAGCTGTCCGCGCTGCCACTGACCGACGTCGCTTTCGCCGCCGGGTTCTCCAGCATCCGGCAGTTCAACGAGACGATCCGCGAAGTCTTCGCGACGACGCCTTCACAGCTTCGCGCGGCTTCGCTGCGGCGCGGCCGCCGCACCGAGAGCGGCTCGACGCGGCTGAGCCTGCGGCTGCCGTTCCGCGCGCCGTTCGACGCGCAGGGCGTGCTGCGCTACCACGCTTCGTGCGCGTTGCCGGGCGTCGAGGCCGTCGAAGAGGACGCCGGCGGCCTCACCGGCTACGGCCGCACGCTGCGCCTCCCGCACGGCCCCGGCCTCGTCCGGCTGAGCCCGCAGCCCGACCACGTCCGCTGCGAACTGGCGTTGACGGACCTGCGTGACCTGGGCAGTGCCGTGGCCCGCGTGCGGCGCTTGCTCGACCTGGACGCCGACCCCGAAGCCGTCGAGCGGGTGCTGTCGGCCGACCCGACGCTGGCTCCGCTGGTCGCGGGTACTCCCGGCCTGCGGGTGCCAGGCGCCGTCGACGGGCCCGAGTTGGTGCTGTGCACGCTGCTCGGCGAGGCCGCGGCCGAGGTCGCCGCGCTCGGCGAGACCGTGCCACCCGCCGAACCGCCGATGGACGCGCTGACGACGCTGTTCCCGACGGCCGAGGCGGTGGCCGCCGCGGACGTGAAGCCGCTGGTCAGGACCGCTGCGGCGGCGATCGTGGACGGCAGCCTCGACCTGCACGTCGGCCGCGATCCCGGCGAGCTGCGGGCCGAACTGCTCGCGTGCGGGGTCGACGCGGGCACGGCCGACTACGTGCTGATGCGGGTGCTCGGCGCCCCAGACGTGCTGCTCACCGGCGACCCCGCCGTGCGCCGCGCCGCCGCCGCGCTCGGCCTCGACCTCGCGGACGCCGCGCGCTGGCAACCGTGGAGTTCGTACGCCTGCCGCCACCTCCAGAGCTTCGCGGCCTGA